A DNA window from Cobetia marina contains the following coding sequences:
- a CDS encoding OsmC family protein produces the protein MTIKKTGSAHWEGSVKQGKGTVSSESGALKDQPYGFNTRFEDGAGTNPEELIGAAHASCFSMALSMMLGEAGHEPSAIDTRATVHLDKDDSGFSVTRIALVTKAKVPGISDADFQATAEKAKAGCPISKLFTAEITLEASLDS, from the coding sequence ATGACGATCAAGAAAACCGGTTCCGCGCATTGGGAAGGTAGCGTCAAGCAGGGTAAAGGTACCGTCAGCAGTGAAAGCGGTGCCCTCAAGGATCAGCCCTATGGTTTCAATACGCGTTTCGAAGACGGCGCGGGTACCAATCCTGAAGAGCTGATCGGCGCAGCGCATGCCAGCTGCTTCTCCATGGCGCTGTCGATGATGCTGGGAGAGGCAGGCCATGAGCCGAGCGCCATCGATACCCGCGCGACCGTGCATCTGGACAAGGATGACAGCGGTTTCAGCGTCACCAGGATCGCGCTGGTGACCAAGGCCAAGGTGCCGGGCATCAGTGACGCGGACTTCCAGGCGACCGCCGAGAAGGCCAAGGCCGGCTGCCCGATCTCCAAGCTGTTCACTGCCGAGATCACCCTTGAGGCGTCTCTCGACAGCTGA